In Prochlorococcus marinus str. MIT 1214, one DNA window encodes the following:
- a CDS encoding ABC transporter ATP-binding protein, which produces MAALRLDLIKNYLRPHKKELIIGAFCLIFVNILSVAIPMEVRSIVDDLKEGFTFSYVINKSTWLILLATVMGGARLISRQLVFGVGRQVEVSLRQKLFDRMLEQDPGWVQTIGTGEVITRATSDLENIRRLLGFTVLSLTNTLLAYTFTLPAMLSIDPLLTFFAISVYPVLLGTVGLFGGRMVKQRKRQQQALSELSELIQEDLSGISAIKIYGQEQAEQKAFAKLNIKYRDAAINLARTASTLFPLLQGLSSISLLLLIAIGSGQLSSGSLTVGGLVALILYVERLVFPTALLGFTLNTFQLGQVSLERVEELLNHEPTIKDKDKTINITKPISGKLEARNLSIKYEDSPRKILDEISFIINPGEIVALVGPVGCGKTTLARALGRMIKIEEGTLFLDENDVLEIKLKQLRSHIALVPQEGYLFTETLSENIKYGNPEASLDKVQQSAYEARMTDDIKGFPDGLKTLVGERGITLSGGQRQRTALSRALLVDSKIIVLDDALASVDNKTASAILQTIKNQYSKTVLMISHQLSAAAACDRILVMSDGKIVQEGTHQFLIKKDGLYKSMWEREKAKEQLQSDD; this is translated from the coding sequence ATGGCTGCATTAAGACTAGATCTAATAAAAAACTACCTAAGACCACACAAGAAGGAGCTAATAATTGGTGCATTCTGTCTAATTTTTGTAAATATTTTAAGTGTTGCAATTCCAATGGAAGTTAGAAGTATCGTTGATGATCTAAAGGAAGGATTTACATTTTCATACGTCATAAATAAGTCGACATGGTTAATACTCTTGGCAACAGTGATGGGGGGAGCAAGGTTGATATCTCGGCAACTCGTATTTGGTGTCGGTAGACAAGTAGAAGTTTCATTAAGACAAAAATTATTTGATCGCATGTTGGAACAAGATCCCGGATGGGTTCAAACCATAGGGACTGGAGAAGTAATAACAAGAGCTACTAGCGATTTAGAAAACATTCGAAGATTGCTTGGTTTCACTGTCCTTAGTCTTACAAACACATTATTGGCATACACATTTACATTGCCAGCGATGCTGTCAATCGATCCACTTTTAACCTTTTTTGCCATATCCGTCTATCCAGTTTTACTTGGCACCGTTGGTTTGTTTGGGGGAAGAATGGTTAAACAAAGAAAGCGGCAGCAACAGGCATTATCAGAATTAAGTGAATTAATCCAAGAAGATTTATCTGGTATTAGCGCCATTAAGATTTATGGTCAAGAACAAGCTGAACAAAAAGCATTCGCGAAATTAAATATTAAATACAGAGACGCTGCAATTAACCTTGCAAGAACTGCAAGTACTTTATTTCCATTACTTCAAGGTTTATCCTCAATCTCTTTGCTTCTTCTTATTGCAATAGGTAGTGGGCAACTCAGCAGTGGAAGTCTTACAGTGGGAGGATTAGTAGCTTTAATTCTTTATGTAGAAAGACTAGTTTTCCCAACAGCCTTACTAGGATTCACACTTAATACTTTTCAATTAGGCCAAGTAAGTTTAGAGAGAGTAGAAGAGCTACTAAATCATGAACCAACAATCAAAGATAAAGACAAGACTATAAATATAACTAAACCTATTTCAGGAAAGTTAGAAGCAAGAAACCTCTCAATAAAGTATGAAGATTCTCCTAGAAAAATACTTGATGAAATTTCATTCATAATAAATCCAGGAGAAATAGTTGCTTTAGTAGGCCCTGTAGGTTGCGGTAAAACAACATTGGCAAGAGCTCTTGGAAGGATGATTAAAATCGAGGAAGGAACATTGTTTTTAGATGAGAATGATGTTCTGGAAATAAAGCTAAAACAATTAAGAAGCCATATCGCGCTAGTGCCTCAAGAGGGATATCTTTTTACAGAAACACTTTCTGAAAATATAAAATACGGAAATCCAGAAGCCTCCTTAGATAAAGTCCAGCAATCAGCCTATGAAGCGCGAATGACAGATGACATAAAAGGTTTTCCAGATGGTCTGAAAACACTTGTAGGTGAAAGAGGCATAACACTTAGCGGTGGACAAAGACAACGAACAGCTCTAAGTAGAGCATTACTTGTAGATTCAAAAATAATTGTTCTTGATGATGCTTTAGCAAGTGTGGACAATAAAACAGCTTCGGCAATACTTCAAACGATAAAAAACCAATATAGTAAAACGGTATTAATGATTAGTCATCAACTATCAGCTGCTGCTGCGTGTGATCGAATATTAGTAATGAGTGATGGAAAAATTGTACAAGAGGGAACTCATCAATTCTTAATTAAGAAAGATGGTTTATATAAAAGCATGTGGGAGAGAGAAAAAGCTAAAGAGCAACTTCAATCAGATGATTAA
- the msrA gene encoding peptide-methionine (S)-S-oxide reductase MsrA, whose protein sequence is MIKKISDYLTIIIDKLYSDKSTEKLKKKVLHTILKIDLSAKPKENEQEIFFGCGCFWGAEKGFWRLPGVVNTAVGYAGGQKDNPNYREVCSGLTGHSEVVRVVWNNNKIDLSDLLKLFWECHDPTQGNRQGNDSGSQYRSAIYTTSKDQLSKAIQSKNSYQKELQNNGFGEITTEIQNDIKFYFAEDYHQQYLAKPDSRPYCSAMPTKVKFKDFSGANFKLNEEIWTNYNWDISHCILRGENTPIKSNL, encoded by the coding sequence ATGATTAAAAAGATAAGTGACTATTTAACAATAATAATTGATAAGCTATATTCTGATAAAAGTACAGAAAAGCTAAAGAAGAAAGTGCTTCATACAATATTAAAAATTGATCTAAGCGCAAAACCAAAAGAGAATGAGCAAGAAATATTTTTTGGATGTGGCTGCTTTTGGGGAGCAGAGAAAGGTTTCTGGAGGTTGCCAGGAGTTGTTAATACTGCCGTGGGATATGCTGGCGGTCAGAAGGACAACCCAAACTATAGAGAAGTATGTTCTGGCCTAACAGGTCATAGTGAAGTCGTAAGAGTTGTTTGGAATAATAATAAAATTGATTTAAGCGACTTACTAAAGTTATTTTGGGAATGCCATGATCCAACACAGGGCAATCGTCAGGGTAACGATAGTGGAAGCCAATATAGATCTGCCATTTATACGACAAGCAAAGATCAGCTAAGTAAAGCAATACAAAGCAAAAATAGCTACCAAAAAGAGCTACAAAATAATGGCTTTGGAGAAATTACTACAGAGATTCAAAATGATATTAAGTTCTATTTTGCTGAGGATTATCATCAACAATATTTAGCAAAACCTGATAGCAGACCATATTGCTCTGCGATGCCAACAAAGGTAAAGTTTAAAGACTTTAGTGGCGCAAACTTTAAGCTAAATGAGGAAATTTGGACTAACTATAATTGGGACATAAGTCATTGTATTCTTAGAGGCGAGAATACACCGATTAAATCTAATTTATAA
- a CDS encoding DUF3288 family protein, which translates to MNEAQNHPLYSTDRENLDRLCAIDSPTSNNFVELARLIIRYQDFKGAEDLNSDMEKLLKKWSINREKLEAITRKLWSEGFRPTSHSSPENVGSGFDTSDSSEA; encoded by the coding sequence ATGAACGAGGCTCAAAATCACCCACTGTATTCAACAGATAGAGAAAATCTTGATCGTTTATGTGCCATAGATTCGCCAACTTCTAACAATTTTGTTGAACTAGCTAGATTAATAATTCGCTATCAAGATTTTAAAGGTGCTGAAGATCTTAATTCTGACATGGAAAAATTATTAAAAAAATGGAGCATTAATCGTGAGAAATTAGAGGCAATAACAAGAAAACTTTGGTCAGAGGGATTTCGTCCTACAAGTCATTCAAGTCCTGAAAACGTTGGTTCTGGGTTTGATACGTCCGATTCCTCTGAAGCTTAA